The following proteins are encoded in a genomic region of Microcoleus sp. FACHB-68:
- a CDS encoding Uma2 family endonuclease → MLIQEPSSISEDIIYPDSDGEPMADNTKQFELIVYIKENLELLFANEPNVFVAGDLLWYPVQGDNKIRQAPDVMVALGRPKGHRGSYKQWEENNIPPQVAFEIWSPRNRPSQMAKKFDFYERYGVEEYYIYDPDTADLTGWQRHNDKLELIDDMTDWVSPRLGVRFELSQDILIIYRPDNQPFLNFIELDRQRQEAENRAHQAEDRAQQAETQLEEERRRAQALEARLREMGVDPNQL, encoded by the coding sequence ATGCTGATCCAAGAGCCATCTTCTATCTCAGAAGACATCATCTACCCCGACAGCGACGGCGAACCGATGGCAGACAATACCAAACAATTTGAATTAATTGTATATATCAAAGAAAACTTAGAGTTACTGTTTGCCAATGAACCCAATGTATTCGTCGCCGGCGATCTTTTATGGTATCCCGTCCAAGGTGATAATAAAATCCGTCAAGCACCCGATGTTATGGTCGCTTTAGGCCGGCCAAAAGGACACCGGGGTTCCTATAAACAATGGGAAGAAAACAATATTCCTCCGCAAGTCGCCTTTGAAATTTGGTCGCCGCGAAACCGGCCTTCTCAAATGGCCAAAAAATTCGATTTTTACGAACGCTACGGCGTCGAAGAATACTATATATATGACCCGGATACAGCAGACTTAACCGGCTGGCAGCGTCACAACGATAAATTAGAATTAATTGACGACATGACCGATTGGGTCAGTCCTAGACTTGGTGTGCGCTTTGAGCTATCGCAAGATATTCTGATTATTTATCGCCCAGATAACCAGCCATTTCTCAACTTTATAGAACTTGACCGGCAGCGACAAGAGGCAGAAAACCGCGCACACCAAGCAGAAGATCGCGCTCAACAGGCAGAAACTCAGCTAGAAGAAGAACGCCGGCGAGCACAAGCCTTAGAAGCACGACTGCGGGAAATGGGCGTTGATCCCAACCAATTGTAA